A genomic region of Solanum dulcamara chromosome 2, daSolDulc1.2, whole genome shotgun sequence contains the following coding sequences:
- the LOC129879581 gene encoding F-box/FBD/LRR-repeat protein At1g13570-like produces MPPNEKKQCLRPPDVLSNLDNNLIDNILTRLPLRDAVRTSILAKYWRYVWRRLPHLKLDQTVWKTTEELMSPTVGFTPILYHLYALPIGPVSKLTLDILRLDVCPDVYNLIYFIFRNCIQHVVLKLPFSCKPYILPCLFFMCSLRHLFLMECLIDPPWFFKGFDGLVSLKLKSVMISSESLESLISHCPLLENLVLKDLYNTNLMKISAPKLRSFVFRGNIQFLYLENVPLLSNVSCTPKELPVEAADDLSDIFESIPALENLIWDQSMVADVGPAEVIPARLPSDLKCLKRLDISWFTLGEFFELSLALCLIRSSPNLEEIEIKVCFINDEDYVEPVPRDALDEIPASFSDMTFNHLRTVKFYDVIGAEVEMQLIKVLLAKSSALVKMVIEPHIMDARKSLEVLAEIAKFQRASSKAEVVYKVDYHNPA; encoded by the exons ATGCCTCCAAACGAAAAAAAACAATGTTTACGTCCTCCAGATGTACTAAGCAACCTTGACAATAATTTAATCGATAACATTCTAACGAGGTTACCTTTACGAGACGCTGTTAGGACTAGTATATTAGCAAAGTATTGGAGATATGTTTGGCGCAGACTTCCACATTTGAAATTGGATCAAACAGTTTGGAAGACAACAGAGGAGTTGATGTCCCCTACAGTTGGATTTACTCCCATTCTATATCACCTCTACGCGTTACCTATAGGACCAGTTTCCAAATTAACCCTAGACATTCTTCGTCTAGATGTATGTCCTGATGTTTACAACTTGATTTATTTCATCTTCCGGAATTGCATTCAACATGTTGTCCTTAAACTTCCATTTAGTTGTAAACCATACATATTGCCTTGTTTATTCTTCATGTGTTCATTGAGGCATCTGTTTCTCATGGAATGTCTAATAGATCCTCCATGGTTCTTTAAGGGATTTGACGGATTAGTTAGCCTAAAATTAAAATCCGTCATGATATCTTCTGAATCGCTTGAAAGTTTGATCTCCCATTGCCCATTGCTTGAGAATTTGGTGCTAAAAGACTTATACAATACGAACCTCATGAAAATTAGTGCTCCTAAGCTAAGGTCATTTGTCTTCCGTGGCAATATACAATTTTTATATCTAGAAAATGTCCCTCTTCTTTCCAATGTTTCATGTACGCCTAAAGAATTACCTGTAGAGGCAGCAGATGATCTTTCCGATATTTTTGAGTCTATTCCTGCTCTCGAGAATCTCATCTGGGATCAATCTATG GTGGCAGATGTTGGACCAGCTGAAGTTATACCAGCAAGGCTTCCCTCAGATCTTAAGTGTCTTAAACGTCTTGACATATCTTGGTTTACTCTTGGAGAATTCTTTGAGCTTTCGTTAGCTCTTTGCTTGATAAGAAGCTCCCCAAATTtagaagaaattgaaattaag GTGTGTTTTATTAatgatgaggactatgtcgaaCCTGTGCCCCGGGATGCTCTTGATGAGATACCTGCAAGCTTCTCGGATATGACTTTCAATCACCTGAGGACAGTTAAGTTTTATGATGTAATAGGAGCGGAGGTTGAAATGCAGCTTATCAAGGTTTTATTGGCCAAGTCTTCAGCACTCGTCAAAATGGTAATCGAGCCCCATATAATGGATGCTAGAAAATCTCTAGAAGTACTTGCAGAGATAGCAAAATTTCAGCGGGCATCATCTAAAGCAGAAGTTGTGTATAAGGTAGATTATCACAATCCTGCTTGA